CAATTCACAGATCCGCGAGCCCCCCTCATGGTGTGTGCCATGCAGCGACGTGCCTTCCTCTTAGCCGTGTCCGCCGCCGCCTTCTCCGGCTCCCTCTGGCAGGAGGCCGCCATGGCCGCCGCGGGCGAGAGCCCGTACGGGCCGCTCGGCCCCGCCGACGCCAACGGCGTCGCCCTCCCGTCCGGCTTCACCAGCAGGGTGGTGGCCCGCTCGGGCCGGCCGGTCGGCGGCCTGCTGTGGCACCCCGCGCCCGACGGCGGGGCCTGCTTCCCCGACGGCACCGGCTGGATCTACGTCTCCAACTCGGAGATCCCGCTCGCCGGCGGCGCCTCGGCGATCAGGTTCGCCGCCGACGGCTCGATCACGCGGGCCTATCGGATACTCAGCGGCACCAACCTCAACTGCGCGGGCGGCGCCACCCCGTGGGGCACCTGGCTGTCGTGCGAGGAGATCTTCCGCGGCAAGGTCTACGAGACCGACCCGTACGGCACGCGCCCCGCCCAGCCACGCGGCGCGATGGGCAGGTTCAAGCACGAGGCCGCCGCCTGCGACCCCGACCACCGCGTCGTCTACCTCACCGAGGACGAGCAGGACGGCTGCTTCTACCGCTTCCGCCCCACGACCTGGGGCGACCTGTCGAGCGGCCGCCTCGAGGTGCTCTGCGAGGGCCCGGTGTGGCGCG
This window of the Nonomuraea africana genome carries:
- a CDS encoding alkaline phosphatase PhoX, translating into MQRRAFLLAVSAAAFSGSLWQEAAMAAAGESPYGPLGPADANGVALPSGFTSRVVARSGRPVGGLLWHPAPDGGACFPDGTGWIYVSNSEIPLAGGASAIRFAADGSITRAYRILSGTNLNCAGGATPWGTWLSCEEIFRGKVYETDPYGTRPAQPRGAMGRFKHEAAACDPDHRVVYLTEDEQDGCFYRFRPTTWGDLSSGRLEVLCEGPVWREVPDPTPGALQRQTRHQVSQALHFDGGEGCHYAGGVCYFTAKGDRKVWAYDANAGTLGSIYDGGGTLDGVDNITGTRAGDLYVAEDGGNMEINIITPDGIVAPVLRLDGQSRSEITGPAFSPDGSRLYFSSQRGTSGEAAGTGGITYEVTGPFRH